One stretch of Schlesneria sp. DSM 10557 DNA includes these proteins:
- a CDS encoding ISL3 family transposase yields the protein MQDRELYQQILGLKSPWTVSGVALNIEQLRVEVRVEHPSGTRFCCPDCQQELSCYDHTEERQWRHLDSCQFKTILFARIPRVECPVHGVKQVRVPWAEKGSRFTLMFERFAIQVLLATQNVKGAMSILRTKWDQTWSILERAVARGRARKQDVAIPRVGIDEKAFLKGQNYITLVYDLDRSTVEAISDGNDADAGFAALSALSQTQLQSIEAIAMDMSAAYVKAAKQAIPLAETKIVHDRFHIMQMATKGVDKVRRAEHRNLLKEGDDRLSHTKYVWLTSQENLSEKQRSRFDEAFTLQLKTGKAWAFKEMLRDLWTQDSAASATTFFNAWYQRVIRTRLEPMKTVARAIKERLANVVSYCTHCVTNGVAEGMNSKIMSIKRRVGGFRNRQNFKTAIFFYCGGLKLDPQ from the coding sequence ATGCAGGATCGGGAATTGTATCAGCAGATCTTGGGGTTGAAGAGTCCCTGGACGGTGTCTGGCGTCGCCTTGAATATCGAGCAGTTGCGGGTCGAGGTTCGTGTCGAGCATCCATCGGGGACTCGGTTTTGCTGTCCGGACTGTCAGCAAGAACTGAGCTGCTATGACCATACCGAAGAGCGTCAGTGGCGACACCTGGATAGTTGTCAGTTCAAGACGATTCTGTTCGCCCGGATTCCTCGTGTTGAATGTCCCGTTCACGGCGTCAAACAGGTCCGCGTCCCGTGGGCTGAGAAGGGAAGCCGTTTCACTCTGATGTTTGAGCGGTTCGCCATTCAGGTGCTTTTGGCCACGCAGAATGTGAAAGGAGCCATGAGCATTCTGCGAACGAAATGGGATCAGACCTGGTCCATCCTGGAAAGGGCTGTTGCACGAGGTCGTGCGCGCAAACAAGACGTGGCCATTCCTCGCGTGGGAATTGACGAGAAGGCCTTCCTCAAAGGCCAGAATTACATCACGCTGGTCTATGATCTGGATCGCAGCACTGTCGAGGCCATCAGTGATGGAAATGACGCCGACGCAGGATTTGCAGCACTTTCTGCCCTTTCACAGACCCAGCTGCAATCAATCGAAGCGATCGCCATGGACATGAGCGCCGCCTATGTCAAAGCGGCGAAACAAGCCATTCCCCTGGCAGAAACGAAGATCGTTCACGACCGATTCCACATCATGCAGATGGCCACGAAGGGGGTCGACAAAGTCCGACGCGCTGAGCATCGAAATCTTCTCAAGGAAGGTGATGATCGCCTCAGTCACACGAAGTACGTCTGGCTCACCAGTCAGGAGAATCTCAGTGAAAAACAGCGATCCCGATTCGACGAAGCCTTCACCTTACAGCTCAAAACGGGGAAAGCCTGGGCCTTCAAAGAAATGTTGCGGGATCTTTGGACGCAAGACTCTGCCGCCAGTGCCACAACCTTTTTCAACGCCTGGTATCAGCGGGTGATTCGCACGCGACTGGAGCCGATGAAAACCGTTGCCCGCGCGATTAAGGAGCGTTTGGCCAACGTCGTAAGTTACTGTACGCACTGCGTTACCAATGGAGTCGCCGAAGGTATGAACAGCAAAATCATGTCCATCAAGCGACGCGTCGGTGGCTTCCGTAACAGACAAAACTTCAAAACCGCAATCTTCTTCTACTGCGGAGGACTCAAGCTCGACCCACAATAA
- a CDS encoding PVC-type heme-binding CxxCH protein: MNWLRWSCRGWIFALSVSCCSTGFAQRELTDIPIPDAEEERKTFVLPEGFEVNLFAADPAIHKPIQMNFDPQGRLWIAASEVYPQIAPGQPATDKILVLEDTDGDGVSDKTTVFADGLLIPTGVEPGDGGAYVANSTELLHLTDTDGDGKADQSRIVLSGFGTEDTHHILHTFRWGMDGQLYMNQSIYIHSHVETPFGVRRLNAGGIWRFRPETMRLDVFARGWVNTWGHAFDRWGQSFVTDGAGGEGINYAVPGAAYPTVYGVNRILHGLNPGSPKYCGLEMVDGRHLPDDWQGNLITHDFRGHRVCRFVLSEDGAGFAARQQPDLISSEHVAFRPIDVKQGPDGAIYIADWYNPIIQHGEVDFRDPRRDHTHGRIWRVTAKGRNLVDRPQFAGKSAATLLDSLKSPESYERHHAKRVLKEQGAEKVVPALAAWVKKLDSKDPNFEHHRLEALWMYQSLDVPEPALLKAVLDSKTPQARAAAVRVVPQWKEHLPAALDWLEVAIQDEHPRVQMETVRALSEFPELRAAAIALRAADRFQDQFGDYALWQTSRELAPVWLPEVVSGKFDFEGNVARLLFAIRSAEAGSAIPVLVQKLREGKVPADLTNSLMETLGQLGGAEDLRLVFDLALTKSTPAAQSATMLTTLAEAKRKRDIQPAGDLAPVIEALKSKDGTLQTAAVDCIGAWRLESLRAPVTAIVTDSQSETGVRLAAIRGVSQLGGDASKQLLGKLASTDKSETIRAAAITSLIQIDTPAAAALAVKLLEQSEDVSAQSAIINAFLQHKGGPDVLAAAFADQKLSEDVAKIALRIITGSGRQEPKLTEAISKAGNIVNAAKVLSKEEMAALVGTIRESGNAARGEQIFRRAELNCLKCHAVGGAGGKVGPDLVSVGSSAQIDYLVDSILDPNKNVKEGYQSLVVATDEGKVFTGIKVRETDTDLLLRDVEDREFAVPLKSIDDQQSGSSLMPVGLVDKLTRAELIDLVRFMSELGKPGPYAAVTARVVRRWETLQPTKESYTRLSRTSDAQVVADDTGLNWVPVYSTVSGALPLSDVMDFTMRGLGDRKFGFARCTVNVTTAGVVGFLVNDTTGLEVWVDGKPVDPAMQLSVPLDVGTHQVTFGVNLLTRTKPLRVELNDVKDSKAQAQFVGGK; this comes from the coding sequence ATGAATTGGTTGCGGTGGTCCTGTCGCGGGTGGATATTCGCACTATCGGTATCGTGTTGTTCGACGGGATTTGCCCAGCGGGAACTGACCGATATTCCCATTCCCGACGCGGAAGAAGAACGCAAGACGTTCGTCCTGCCCGAGGGATTCGAAGTCAACCTCTTCGCCGCAGATCCCGCGATTCATAAACCGATCCAGATGAATTTTGATCCGCAGGGACGATTGTGGATTGCTGCATCTGAGGTCTATCCCCAGATTGCCCCAGGTCAGCCCGCGACCGACAAGATTCTGGTCCTGGAAGACACGGATGGTGACGGTGTCTCGGACAAGACGACCGTCTTCGCCGACGGCTTGCTGATTCCCACCGGTGTCGAACCGGGGGATGGAGGAGCCTACGTTGCCAACAGCACCGAACTGCTTCACCTGACGGACACCGACGGTGACGGTAAGGCAGATCAGTCCCGAATCGTGCTGAGCGGATTCGGTACCGAAGATACGCATCACATCCTGCACACGTTCCGGTGGGGGATGGATGGTCAGCTCTACATGAATCAGTCCATCTACATTCACAGCCACGTCGAAACCCCGTTCGGTGTCCGGCGTTTGAACGCGGGGGGAATCTGGCGTTTCCGACCGGAAACCATGCGGCTGGACGTCTTCGCTCGGGGCTGGGTGAATACCTGGGGGCACGCCTTCGATCGATGGGGACAATCCTTCGTCACGGACGGAGCAGGGGGGGAAGGAATCAACTATGCCGTCCCCGGTGCTGCTTATCCCACGGTCTACGGCGTAAACCGGATTCTCCATGGTTTGAATCCCGGCAGTCCCAAGTACTGCGGCCTCGAAATGGTTGATGGACGTCACCTTCCTGATGATTGGCAGGGAAACCTGATTACCCATGACTTCCGTGGCCATCGTGTCTGTCGATTTGTGCTGAGCGAAGACGGGGCAGGATTTGCCGCACGTCAGCAGCCCGATCTGATCAGTTCTGAGCACGTTGCGTTTCGACCGATTGACGTCAAGCAGGGCCCGGACGGCGCGATTTACATTGCCGACTGGTACAACCCGATCATTCAGCATGGTGAAGTCGACTTCCGTGATCCTCGCCGCGATCACACCCATGGCCGTATCTGGCGAGTCACTGCGAAAGGACGCAACCTGGTTGATCGTCCGCAGTTCGCCGGAAAGTCGGCTGCGACCCTGCTGGACTCTCTCAAGTCTCCCGAAAGTTATGAGCGTCACCACGCCAAACGCGTGCTGAAAGAACAGGGGGCGGAAAAGGTGGTTCCGGCGCTGGCGGCGTGGGTGAAAAAGCTGGATTCCAAAGATCCCAACTTCGAACATCATCGGCTGGAAGCCTTGTGGATGTATCAGAGTCTCGACGTGCCCGAGCCAGCACTGCTGAAGGCCGTGCTGGATTCGAAGACACCTCAGGCGCGCGCGGCTGCGGTTCGCGTGGTCCCACAGTGGAAAGAACATCTTCCGGCCGCACTGGATTGGCTGGAAGTGGCCATTCAGGACGAACATCCCCGCGTCCAGATGGAAACCGTCCGGGCCTTGTCGGAATTTCCCGAGCTGCGAGCAGCGGCGATTGCGCTACGGGCTGCAGACCGCTTCCAGGACCAGTTCGGCGACTATGCGCTATGGCAGACCAGTCGGGAACTGGCTCCTGTCTGGCTTCCCGAAGTTGTTTCCGGCAAGTTCGACTTTGAAGGAAACGTTGCACGGCTGCTGTTCGCGATTCGCTCTGCCGAAGCGGGTTCGGCAATTCCTGTACTTGTCCAAAAGCTGCGAGAAGGCAAAGTCCCTGCTGACCTGACGAACTCGCTCATGGAAACACTCGGCCAATTGGGCGGGGCAGAAGACCTGCGACTGGTTTTTGATCTGGCTCTGACCAAATCGACGCCGGCTGCACAATCCGCAACGATGCTGACGACACTGGCCGAGGCCAAGCGGAAGCGGGACATTCAACCTGCAGGTGATTTGGCTCCTGTCATCGAAGCATTGAAGTCGAAAGACGGGACGCTGCAGACTGCTGCGGTGGATTGTATCGGCGCCTGGCGGCTGGAATCCCTGCGAGCACCCGTCACGGCAATCGTGACCGATTCCCAGTCGGAAACGGGCGTACGACTGGCAGCGATTCGCGGGGTCTCACAACTGGGGGGCGACGCGAGCAAACAACTTCTCGGAAAACTGGCGTCGACGGACAAGTCCGAGACGATTCGGGCAGCGGCCATCACCTCTCTGATCCAGATTGATACCCCCGCGGCCGCGGCGCTTGCCGTCAAACTGCTGGAACAGTCTGAAGATGTTTCAGCACAGTCCGCCATCATCAATGCCTTTCTACAGCATAAAGGAGGCCCGGACGTCCTTGCTGCGGCGTTTGCGGATCAGAAGCTGTCTGAGGACGTTGCCAAGATTGCCTTGAGAATCATCACCGGATCGGGCCGTCAGGAACCGAAGTTGACCGAAGCGATCAGCAAGGCGGGAAATATCGTGAATGCCGCAAAGGTACTCTCGAAAGAAGAGATGGCGGCTCTGGTCGGGACCATCAGGGAAAGCGGCAATGCTGCACGCGGTGAACAGATCTTCCGACGGGCGGAACTGAATTGCCTCAAATGTCACGCCGTTGGCGGGGCGGGTGGGAAAGTCGGGCCTGACCTGGTCAGCGTCGGTTCCAGTGCCCAGATTGATTACCTTGTGGATTCGATTCTGGACCCCAACAAGAACGTGAAAGAAGGCTATCAGTCGCTGGTTGTTGCGACAGATGAAGGGAAAGTCTTCACAGGTATCAAGGTGCGTGAGACCGATACGGACTTGCTCCTGCGGGATGTGGAGGATCGTGAGTTCGCTGTTCCGCTGAAGTCGATCGATGATCAGCAATCCGGTTCGTCACTGATGCCCGTCGGTCTGGTTGACAAGCTGACCCGGGCCGAACTGATCGATCTCGTGCGCTTCATGTCAGAACTCGGTAAGCCAGGTCCCTACGCCGCAGTCACTGCTCGCGTTGTCCGTCGCTGGGAAACGCTGCAGCCGACGAAGGAAAGTTATACGCGGTTGTCCCGCACCAGTGATGCACAAGTTGTCGCTGACGATACCGGACTGAACTGGGTTCCCGTCTACAGCACTGTCTCTGGAGCGCTCCCGCTGAGTGACGTCATGGACTTTACCATGCGTGGGCTGGGGGATCGGAAATTCGGATTCGCCCGGTGTACTGTGAACGTGACCACGGCAGGAGTCGTCGGGTTCCTCGTGAATGATACGACAGGATTAGAAGTCTGGGTCGACGGCAAGCCGGTTGATCCGGCAATGCAGTTGTCGGTTCCGCTGGATGTTGGGACCCACCAGGTGACATTTGGCGTGAACCTGCTGACCCGTACCAAGCCACTGCGAGTTGAGTTGAACGATGTCAAAGACTCAAAGGCGCAGGCCCAGTTCGTCGGTGGCAAGTAA
- the rdgB gene encoding RdgB/HAM1 family non-canonical purine NTP pyrophosphatase → MTTFPEIVLSSRNRKKIGEIEELFAPHGIGLIGVTDFENVPDVLEDGDSFAANAAKKATEVARLLNRWVIAEDSGLCVDALGGAPGIHSARYAGEQGADDRNNEKLLNELASVPTEKRTAYYVCYAVLSDPQGQIRLSAEGRCGGRILREFQGSHGFGYDPLFLVQEFHQTFGQLSPVVKRHISHRAKAFERLIPQIVRLFETQQSESAP, encoded by the coding sequence ATGACAACCTTCCCTGAAATTGTGCTCAGCAGCCGTAATCGAAAGAAAATCGGCGAGATCGAAGAGCTGTTTGCCCCCCACGGAATCGGCCTGATCGGGGTCACCGACTTTGAAAACGTCCCGGACGTCCTCGAGGACGGCGACAGCTTCGCGGCCAACGCAGCGAAAAAAGCGACTGAAGTCGCGCGACTGCTCAATCGTTGGGTCATCGCGGAAGATAGCGGACTGTGCGTCGATGCACTGGGCGGAGCCCCCGGTATCCATTCGGCCCGCTATGCCGGCGAACAGGGAGCCGATGACAGGAATAACGAAAAGCTCCTGAACGAGCTGGCGAGTGTCCCTACCGAAAAACGGACCGCTTACTACGTTTGTTACGCCGTGCTGTCTGACCCTCAGGGTCAGATCAGACTGTCAGCGGAAGGACGCTGCGGCGGGCGAATCCTGAGAGAATTTCAGGGTAGCCACGGCTTCGGTTATGACCCGCTGTTTCTCGTCCAGGAATTTCATCAGACCTTCGGTCAGTTGTCGCCCGTCGTGAAGCGTCATATCAGCCATCGCGCGAAAGCCTTTGAACGTCTAATTCCTCAGATTGTCCGATTATTTGAAACCCAACAGAGTGAGTCTGCCCCGTGA
- a CDS encoding lysylphosphatidylglycerol synthase transmembrane domain-containing protein, whose protein sequence is MTTATPNPNRAILIVALKWLLAIGLLSALLWFSRDNLAQLRSRRILWGVFLMALAIRFASLMATFSRWRLLVRGIDLPLSLRETFRLGMLGEACNLMGPGAVGGDLVKAALLAKDHPRRIASVMATVFLDRVLGMWALFVLGAVASLSPAGTKPGPELQWAVWVLWGGSIAGLIGIGLMFVPAFTHSRLMHWLTTWKFVGRIVKELMDSIALYQGKPQIVIGAALLGLLGHFGFLTSFFFCAQAIHSGQTYPGYIDHVVGLPLPEALSAAIPSPGGVGALEGAVAWFYQQHQLAVDPQSTPQQLSLAFSNGVLTALGYRLTMMVWGAVGIVYYFASKGEIQKAVEGVSTEPIPTP, encoded by the coding sequence GTGACGACCGCCACACCCAACCCGAACCGCGCAATTCTGATCGTTGCGCTCAAGTGGCTGCTCGCCATTGGACTGCTCTCGGCTCTGCTCTGGTTTTCCCGTGACAACCTGGCTCAGCTCAGAAGTCGCCGGATCCTCTGGGGAGTTTTCCTCATGGCACTAGCCATTCGGTTCGCCTCGCTGATGGCGACATTCAGCCGGTGGCGATTGCTGGTCCGCGGGATCGACCTTCCGCTCTCACTCCGCGAGACCTTTCGCCTGGGAATGCTGGGCGAAGCGTGCAACCTGATGGGCCCCGGGGCCGTGGGGGGAGACCTCGTGAAAGCCGCACTGCTCGCCAAAGACCATCCCCGCAGGATTGCATCTGTCATGGCTACCGTCTTTCTGGATCGAGTTCTGGGGATGTGGGCGTTATTCGTCCTGGGGGCGGTCGCCTCGCTGAGTCCTGCGGGAACGAAACCGGGCCCTGAATTGCAGTGGGCGGTCTGGGTGCTGTGGGGTGGATCGATCGCCGGACTGATCGGCATCGGCCTGATGTTTGTTCCCGCATTCACCCACTCACGGCTGATGCACTGGCTGACCACCTGGAAATTCGTCGGTCGGATTGTAAAGGAACTGATGGACTCAATCGCGCTCTACCAGGGAAAACCCCAGATCGTCATCGGAGCCGCCCTGCTAGGCCTGCTGGGCCATTTTGGATTTCTGACATCGTTCTTTTTCTGTGCCCAGGCGATTCATAGTGGCCAGACTTATCCCGGCTATATCGACCATGTGGTGGGATTGCCCCTTCCAGAAGCCCTCAGTGCCGCGATTCCCTCGCCCGGAGGAGTTGGAGCCCTCGAAGGAGCGGTAGCCTGGTTCTATCAGCAGCACCAGCTCGCGGTGGATCCGCAGAGTACGCCCCAGCAGCTTTCACTGGCCTTCTCGAATGGAGTCCTCACCGCATTGGGATATCGACTGACGATGATGGTCTGGGGTGCCGTCGGAATCGTCTATTACTTCGCATCCAAAGGCGAAATCCAGAAAGCGGTCGAAGGAGTCTCCACCGAACCGATTCCCACGCCTTGA
- a CDS encoding DUF3467 domain-containing protein: MANLQMQQVIESEGLEPLYANFARVSGLPEELVLDFGLNSQAPGAQNQPVKVTQRLVVNYFTAKRLWMALGASLQRHEQAFGEVQIDVNKRLIPQRNVKS; this comes from the coding sequence ATGGCGAACCTGCAAATGCAGCAGGTGATTGAGTCAGAGGGGTTGGAACCGCTGTACGCCAATTTTGCTCGCGTTTCGGGGCTGCCAGAAGAACTGGTCCTGGATTTCGGATTAAACTCCCAGGCTCCTGGAGCCCAGAACCAACCTGTTAAGGTGACACAGCGTCTGGTGGTTAACTATTTCACCGCGAAGCGACTCTGGATGGCCTTGGGCGCATCGCTGCAGCGGCACGAGCAGGCCTTTGGAGAAGTGCAGATTGACGTCAACAAGCGGCTGATTCCACAGCGGAACGTCAAATCCTGA
- a CDS encoding Glu/Leu/Phe/Val dehydrogenase has translation MNQQSKAEIYFHSAADYLKLNDRMRTLLLIPERDVKVQLAIRLDSGEIETFVGYRVQHDCARGPMKGGLRYHPEVDDAEVLTLAQLMTWKTAVVDLPYGGAKGGVAVDPKTLSTGELERLTRKFVDKIHDMVGPDTDIPAPDMGTNAQVMAWFMNQYQQYHGFQPACVTGKPLELHGSEGREEATGRGVVIVAERLMHHLGKSLKGKKVALQGFGNVGTYTARFLHERGAHVVAITDVRGGCANPKGIDIPHLFDYAKAHNGVQGFPETEPITNEQLFATKCDLLIPAALGGQLTGETASLVQAKYVVEAANDPTTPEGDQVFHEKGIVVVPDILANAGGVTVSYLEWVQNRSVVRWPLDEIRNRLEQRMNSAFDAVWKIAEERKVPLRTAAYILGIGRVAHATELAGVS, from the coding sequence ATGAACCAACAGAGTAAAGCCGAGATCTACTTCCATTCCGCCGCTGATTATCTAAAGCTGAACGATCGGATGCGCACCTTGCTGCTGATCCCTGAACGGGATGTCAAAGTTCAGCTCGCGATCCGTCTGGATAGTGGTGAAATCGAAACATTCGTCGGCTACCGCGTACAGCACGACTGTGCGCGAGGACCAATGAAGGGGGGCCTGCGTTACCATCCCGAAGTCGACGACGCAGAGGTTCTGACACTGGCGCAGTTGATGACCTGGAAAACCGCGGTCGTCGACCTTCCTTACGGGGGTGCGAAGGGAGGAGTCGCCGTTGATCCCAAGACACTCAGTACCGGGGAACTCGAACGACTGACACGCAAATTCGTGGACAAGATCCACGATATGGTCGGCCCTGACACCGATATCCCGGCCCCCGATATGGGGACGAACGCGCAGGTCATGGCCTGGTTCATGAACCAGTATCAGCAATACCACGGCTTTCAGCCCGCCTGCGTCACTGGTAAGCCGCTGGAGCTGCACGGCTCTGAAGGTCGCGAAGAAGCGACTGGGCGCGGCGTGGTCATCGTTGCGGAACGCCTGATGCATCACTTGGGTAAATCGCTAAAAGGCAAGAAAGTCGCACTGCAGGGATTTGGTAACGTCGGTACATACACCGCACGTTTTCTGCATGAGCGAGGTGCTCATGTCGTCGCCATCACCGATGTGCGCGGTGGGTGCGCTAATCCGAAAGGGATCGATATCCCCCACCTGTTCGACTACGCCAAAGCCCACAACGGCGTTCAGGGTTTCCCGGAGACCGAGCCGATCACGAACGAACAACTGTTTGCAACAAAGTGCGATCTGCTGATTCCGGCGGCTCTGGGAGGGCAGTTAACGGGCGAAACGGCTTCGCTCGTACAAGCCAAATATGTTGTGGAAGCAGCGAACGATCCGACGACTCCCGAAGGTGACCAGGTCTTCCATGAGAAGGGAATTGTCGTCGTCCCGGACATTCTCGCCAACGCGGGTGGGGTGACCGTCAGCTACCTTGAGTGGGTCCAAAACCGTTCCGTCGTCCGCTGGCCGCTTGATGAGATTCGGAACCGCCTGGAACAGCGGATGAACTCGGCCTTTGACGCCGTCTGGAAAATCGCGGAAGAGCGAAAAGTTCCACTCCGAACGGCTGCCTACATTCTGGGGATCGGCCGCGTTGCTCACGCGACCGAACTCGCCGGCGTTTCCTGA
- a CDS encoding DUF1501 domain-containing protein has translation MKHQNHFDPSRRGVLRSMIGSSMLLPGIVSELLAEETGRSASVDPLAPKSTHFPAKAKRVIFLYMSGGVSHVDSWDPKPKLFEDAGKTVSVNEFQGRKGDFSMFLKRPQWEFVPHGQSGIQVSSLFPHMAECVDDLCVIRSMKSDHTNHYEATLGIHTGSFTFARPSIGAWLSYGLGTDNRNLPSFVVIAPHSPYAGGQVWGSDFLPGSHQGTLVVPGPEPVANIHRRSPSSRLQELELAALARRNQRHLQSSDQDPLLAARIKSFETAFGMQAEMPEVFDLSKESDATLKLYGLERGSTKGFAWQCLVARRLAERGVRFVELIDVGSSSNWDAHGDMLTHAPLAANVDQPIAGLLKDLKQRGMLEDTLVVWTTEFGRTPFNSAAGAAGREHHHWVFSSWLAGAGVRAGTTYGESDEFGINVASDPVHIHDFHATILHLMGLDHEKLTYRHTGRDYRLTDVHGNVIQGLLA, from the coding sequence ATGAAACATCAGAATCACTTCGACCCATCTCGACGCGGCGTCCTCCGATCGATGATCGGGAGTTCCATGCTGCTACCCGGGATCGTTTCTGAATTGCTCGCCGAAGAGACGGGCCGGTCGGCATCCGTTGATCCGCTGGCACCGAAGTCGACGCACTTTCCCGCCAAAGCAAAACGAGTCATCTTCCTGTATATGAGCGGTGGAGTCTCGCATGTCGATTCCTGGGATCCGAAGCCCAAGCTGTTCGAAGATGCGGGGAAGACGGTGTCGGTAAATGAATTTCAGGGGCGGAAGGGGGACTTCAGCATGTTCCTCAAGCGTCCCCAGTGGGAATTCGTACCGCACGGCCAGTCGGGCATTCAGGTCAGTTCACTGTTTCCTCATATGGCCGAATGCGTCGACGATCTGTGCGTGATCCGTTCGATGAAATCGGATCACACAAATCACTATGAAGCGACACTGGGGATCCACACAGGATCCTTCACATTCGCGAGACCCAGTATCGGAGCGTGGTTGAGCTACGGTCTGGGGACGGACAATCGCAATCTTCCCTCGTTCGTCGTCATCGCACCACACTCACCCTACGCCGGGGGGCAGGTCTGGGGAAGCGACTTCCTGCCGGGTTCCCATCAGGGGACTCTGGTTGTCCCCGGGCCTGAGCCGGTCGCGAACATTCATCGGCGGTCCCCCAGCAGTCGATTGCAGGAATTAGAACTGGCCGCGCTGGCGCGACGGAACCAGCGGCACCTGCAATCCAGCGACCAGGATCCTCTGCTGGCAGCACGAATCAAGTCCTTTGAGACCGCCTTCGGTATGCAGGCAGAGATGCCGGAAGTGTTTGATCTGTCGAAGGAAAGCGACGCAACTCTCAAGCTGTATGGCCTCGAACGGGGCAGCACGAAGGGGTTTGCCTGGCAGTGTCTGGTCGCACGTCGACTGGCGGAACGGGGAGTCCGTTTTGTGGAGTTAATCGACGTGGGATCGTCATCCAACTGGGACGCACATGGGGATATGCTGACCCATGCACCGCTTGCTGCCAATGTTGATCAGCCAATCGCTGGTCTGCTGAAAGACCTGAAACAGCGGGGGATGCTGGAGGATACCCTGGTTGTCTGGACAACCGAATTCGGCAGAACACCGTTTAATTCGGCTGCGGGAGCGGCAGGCCGCGAACATCACCACTGGGTCTTCTCATCGTGGCTGGCGGGAGCAGGGGTTCGAGCGGGAACAACCTACGGTGAATCAGACGAATTCGGAATCAACGTCGCCAGCGATCCCGTTCACATCCATGATTTTCACGCCACGATCCTGCACCTCATGGGCCTCGATCACGAGAAGTTGACGTACCGGCACACGGGACGTGACTACCGGCTGACCGATGTCCACGGAAACGTGATCCAGGGTCTGCTTGCCTGA